From the Leucobacter tenebrionis genome, one window contains:
- a CDS encoding aldehyde dehydrogenase family protein, whose protein sequence is METYESLLAAVVATDGETRDSVNPATDEVIGKVQKQSIEDLEAAIDKAEAAQPAWAALSDEERSAYLHRAADKIEASSEALAELLSREQGKPLNGPNARFEVGGCVAWTRTAADTPLPVEVLVDDESGYAEMHYRPIGVVGAISPWNWPMMISIWQIAPSLRMGNTVVIKPADTTALSVRALVAVMNQVLPEGVLNIVTGPGRTVGDALTRSPKIGKIMFTGSTPVGQQIIEASANNVTRLTLELGGNDAGIVLPDVDPAAIAEELFWGAFINTGQTCAALKRLYVHDSVYDAVVDELAKFAANVPMGVGLDENNVLGPLQNRNQFDTVDRLVEAAKASGARVVLGGEPDREAPGNFYPTTIVADIDPHNDLVVEEQFGPALPIIRYTDLDEAIRLANELEFGLGSSVWTQDRAKALEVAGRLQAGTTWINSHGGLHPMVPFGGAKKSGYGREFGVEGLKAVAEPQVISGR, encoded by the coding sequence ATGGAAACCTACGAAAGCCTGCTCGCGGCGGTCGTCGCCACCGACGGCGAGACGCGCGACTCGGTCAACCCGGCCACTGACGAGGTCATCGGCAAGGTGCAGAAGCAGTCGATCGAGGATCTCGAGGCCGCGATCGACAAGGCCGAGGCTGCGCAGCCCGCGTGGGCCGCGCTCTCCGACGAGGAGCGCAGCGCGTACCTGCACCGTGCCGCTGACAAGATCGAGGCGTCGTCGGAGGCGCTCGCCGAGCTGCTCTCGCGCGAGCAGGGCAAGCCGCTCAACGGCCCGAACGCCCGCTTCGAGGTCGGCGGCTGCGTGGCCTGGACCCGCACCGCGGCCGACACCCCGCTGCCCGTCGAGGTCCTCGTCGACGACGAGTCCGGGTACGCCGAGATGCACTACCGCCCCATCGGCGTCGTCGGCGCGATCTCGCCCTGGAACTGGCCGATGATGATCTCGATCTGGCAGATCGCGCCCTCGCTGCGCATGGGCAACACCGTCGTCATCAAGCCGGCCGACACCACCGCGCTGTCGGTGCGCGCGCTCGTCGCCGTCATGAACCAGGTGCTGCCCGAGGGCGTGCTGAACATCGTGACCGGCCCTGGCCGCACCGTGGGCGATGCGCTCACCCGCAGCCCGAAGATCGGCAAGATCATGTTCACCGGCTCCACCCCGGTCGGCCAGCAGATCATCGAGGCGTCGGCGAACAACGTCACCCGTCTCACGCTCGAGCTCGGCGGCAACGACGCCGGCATCGTGCTCCCCGACGTCGATCCCGCCGCGATCGCCGAGGAGCTCTTCTGGGGCGCATTCATCAACACCGGCCAGACCTGCGCCGCGCTCAAGCGCCTCTACGTGCACGACTCGGTCTACGACGCCGTCGTCGACGAGCTCGCGAAGTTCGCCGCGAACGTGCCGATGGGCGTCGGGCTCGACGAGAACAACGTGCTCGGCCCGCTGCAGAACCGCAACCAGTTCGACACCGTCGACCGACTCGTCGAGGCAGCCAAGGCCTCCGGCGCCCGCGTGGTGCTCGGCGGTGAGCCCGACCGCGAGGCCCCGGGCAACTTCTACCCGACCACCATCGTCGCCGACATCGACCCCCACAACGATCTCGTCGTCGAGGAGCAGTTCGGGCCGGCGCTGCCCATCATCCGCTACACCGACCTCGACGAGGCGATCCGCCTCGCGAACGAGCTCGAGTTCGGCCTCGGCTCCTCGGTCTGGACGCAGGATCGCGCCAAGGCGCTCGAGGTCGCGGGCCGCCTGCAGGCCGGCACCACCTGGATCAACTCGCACGGCGGGCTCCACCCCATGGTGCCCTTCGGCGGTGCAAAGAAGTCCGGCTACGGCCGCGAGTTCGGTGTCGAGGGCCTCAAGGCCGTCGCCGAGCCCCAGGTGATCAGCGGACGCTGA
- a CDS encoding multidrug effflux MFS transporter produces the protein MSARRRRSARSSPTRPMGLLRITLVLGLLEAFGPLSMDLYLPQLPQLAQSLGTSDALAQATMSVCMIGLGIGQLVAGPLSDRFGRKRPLVVGVILFSVLSAVCAIAPTIEVLLAARLLQGLAGSAGVVISMAVARDLFHGVELSRMLSLLALVTSLTPIIAPVIGGQLARVMDWRGIFFVLAGIGAALVFVAVFGLRESLPEAGRHAGGVLGTTVSHASVVLRDPLFVALMLAACLSGAAFFSYLSMSSFVLQGQFGLTPQLFSLVFAMNALSQLGGAQVSRVFVRRLGTARMYLTGQLAGATAAFALLIATLLGAPAPVFIALLALYLGAAGLGGPNGTALALGGHGSRAGTASALLGMAMFTAGAVAAPVVSALAGSSAATMTTSIAAGAAAAALIGWLAVRRLAREAPGTDPAPSPATVPSETTGAPHESSPDEAGKLR, from the coding sequence ATGAGCGCGCGGAGGCGACGGAGCGCGCGATCCTCCCCCACCCGGCCGATGGGGCTGCTGCGGATCACCCTCGTGCTGGGTCTGCTCGAGGCCTTCGGCCCGCTCTCGATGGATCTCTACCTGCCGCAGCTGCCGCAGCTCGCGCAATCACTCGGCACCTCCGATGCGCTTGCGCAGGCGACCATGTCGGTGTGCATGATCGGGCTCGGGATCGGGCAGCTCGTCGCCGGCCCGCTCTCCGATCGCTTCGGCCGCAAGCGACCGCTGGTCGTCGGGGTGATCCTCTTCTCGGTGCTCTCGGCGGTGTGCGCGATCGCGCCGACGATCGAGGTGCTGCTCGCGGCGCGGCTCCTGCAGGGGCTCGCCGGATCGGCCGGCGTGGTGATCAGCATGGCCGTGGCGCGGGATCTGTTCCACGGCGTCGAGCTCTCGCGCATGCTGTCCCTGCTCGCGCTCGTGACCTCGCTCACCCCGATCATCGCGCCCGTGATCGGGGGTCAGCTCGCCCGGGTGATGGACTGGCGCGGCATCTTCTTCGTGCTGGCGGGGATCGGCGCCGCGCTCGTGTTCGTCGCGGTATTCGGGTTGCGGGAATCGCTGCCCGAGGCGGGGCGGCACGCCGGCGGGGTGCTCGGCACCACGGTGTCGCACGCCTCGGTGGTGCTGCGCGATCCGCTGTTCGTCGCACTCATGCTGGCGGCGTGCCTGAGCGGCGCGGCCTTCTTCTCCTACCTCTCGATGTCGAGCTTCGTGCTGCAGGGGCAGTTCGGGCTCACCCCGCAGCTCTTCAGCCTGGTGTTCGCGATGAACGCGCTGTCGCAGCTCGGCGGGGCGCAGGTCAGTCGGGTGTTCGTGCGGCGGCTGGGCACGGCCCGCATGTACCTCACCGGGCAGCTCGCCGGGGCGACCGCGGCCTTCGCGCTGCTCATCGCGACGCTCCTCGGCGCGCCGGCGCCCGTGTTCATCGCGCTGCTCGCGCTCTACCTGGGGGCGGCGGGGCTCGGCGGACCCAACGGCACCGCGCTCGCGCTCGGCGGGCACGGGTCGCGAGCCGGCACCGCGTCGGCGCTGCTGGGAATGGCCATGTTCACGGCCGGCGCCGTCGCGGCACCGGTGGTATCGGCGCTCGCCGGCAGCTCGGCCGCAACCATGACGACGAGCATCGCGGCGGGCGCCGCGGCGGCGGCGCTCATCGGCTGGCTCGCCGTCCGACGACTCGCCCGTGAAGCGCCGGGGACCGATCCTGCCCCCTCCCCGGCGACTGTTCCCTCAGAGACAACGGGGGCACCGCACGAGTCAAGCCCCGATGAGGCGGGGAAGCTACGCTGA